The genomic interval TCACTACTCTCTCACTGGCTCGCTCCTCACACAGTTCATCctccccctacacacacacacacacacacacacacacacacacacacacacacacacacagttgaagACCACAGTTGGTTGTCGCTTTCAAGGCGAGGAGATTTTTGCTTTTCAGCACTGCCTTGCGATACTCAAGAAGCTCAGTAGAGGGagataaaaacatggaaaaaattaagaattatgagggatttttgtgtgtgtgtgtgtgtgtgtgtgtgtgtgtgtgtaggtgttaaTGTTGAAGGATGCAACAGGTATCTCCGTTTCTGGTACCTGAATGACGATAGCAGTGCTTTCGTCCGCTGTGATCACAGCGTAGTGATGGGTCCCTCCGAGCATCTGCAGAGACGGTGAGTGGCTCCTCTCCAGCACAGTTATATTAAACctttaacacaacacacaataTGGTGTTTAAATGATAACTTATCATCACTGGCAAGTAGGATAGAAACACCTCATTTAAAATCCTGATTGTAAATTTGTTGTtgaatgatgtatttttttaaattttggggtaTGGTAGAGATTAACGTAAGTAAAAACCACTGACGTCGAAGCAATGAAGCAGCGATTCAATCaccagaaaattaatttgcaaaatTTTTTTGATAAGTGGTGTAAAGAAATGGCTTTCTGAAAACCAAACAAGTTTTCAGATAATCTGAGCAGGATGATACACTGAAATGCTACGGATACTGATATTACATTCAATATTTCTCTTTAAGTATGTTTGGTTAAAATTTTGACCAATTTTCCCTGACAGGTGACTTACACCATCTTACCTTTCTTTGTCTGGTTATTTAACAAGTTGTCATGTTTAGAGCATAGTCTTTCAGTAGATTATATAAAATACAGATCATGGCGCAGGTTTGTAGTTGCCATGGTGTCAGAAAAATTGTATTAAaccattttatatatataatttttataatttcacatttatcATCATATTGACTTTCGGTGGTATCATCCTTTGTGAGTAACCTCTGAATATGAAAATGTCACTAAATTACAAGTATGTGTCACTTTTACCAGGTGGATGTGATTTCACTCGACTTTGGGTGAATGGGGGAAACTTACTCTGACTCAAGTGTCTGAAGCAGCAGTGGACAGTTAAGAAGTCCCTCTGTCACCAACAACACATATGGCACATTGTCCTCCAGGCACCACGATGTATTTTCCTTCccttttgagaaaaacaaacacatttagagaaaacaaataaacccaCACAACACCTCACTGTACAAAAGTAATCTGTATTTGGTGGCAGCTGACCAGTGTGAGAGATGACTGTGTTGAAGGTGAGGTGACTGATGCTCTTCTCTCTGCAGACGGCGGCCCACGGCGACTGGCCTGGATGGTCGTACTCCACTACCAGGGAGAAACAGCCCCAGGGGAAGTCAGGGCCTACGTGTTGCTCATACActactacacacacactgtcgCTCACACTGGTGGAACAGGATGGGAGTGAGAAAGAAACACTTTGTTCAACATAATATAGCAGTTTGAAATGTTTCCTTTAACACAGCGAAACAACTGCCATTTACTCCATTAAACTGAAGCACACTTTCTCATACAGTATGGCGGAAACGAGTCGAAACAAAGAGTACTTTCATTCTTTTCTCTATATAATATTAGTTCCAAGATACAAAAGAAATACAAGTTATGGATGTGTTTCTAAGAAATGTGCATAAATATATCCGTAAATGATGCcatgaatacaaaatactgatTAAAATCAGTACGTTTTATACCTGCTGACCACACTGGCACCATTCAGTTTTTTCTTGTCGTCTTCAGGACTAACAGCAGTTACAGCAGCACCTGAgaggacaaaaaacagacaaactcaggatgatgtgtttgtttacacctggtattatcATGCCTCTTGGGTGATATGATTATAAGTGGACAGCGCTATAAACGTGTGTAAACAACCACGAAGACGCTTGATGGGTGTGAGACATCTTCAAAGCTGAGCACCATGGCAGCTTGTTTGGAAACGTTCTCTTATATGAAAGcagtgaaatgtgtttctgaaaacgtTTGAGGTGAGTAATAAGCCATGCAGATGCAAAATCTGTCATCATTTTAGATCGACAGCAATTAGAAGTTTTTCAGCCTAGATTCAACTTAATGCAAGTGAGGACAGGAAACCCCATCTCACGAAACGTCACCGCGCTACCACATAGACAATGGATGGGAAGCTTGGAAATGACTGATCCTGTGCACCATTCACGTTAATGTGTCCTCATGCATCCCTGACAAGGACTACATTATCAGTGCAGGACGTGgtgattgttttggtgacagcacGCTCACGCTCGATGACTTTATGAGGAGTTGGAAGTGTTCTGTGCCCGTCCGTCGTACGTGTATGACACACGCAGTAACAAAATCAGACAAGTGGCCAGTTTGAGACGCACAAATGCTGATGTGAAACATGTTAATtacaggtgtaaacaggcttGTTGTAAACTAGTTGATTGGATAAATTAAGCTAtcctgtgtttgtattttgcaataacactttttttattttactgcttttaatgagctgattagtgaaagaaatcaagagtTGCTCACCAGTCATTTGGCTCAAACTGCTGATGATTAAAGCTCTAATGTCGTCAGAGTCGACTGATATCATGACAAGAATCTACAGGAAGAGAATATCAATCAGGATCACTGTGAGTGTGTCtcaaataaacactgaaatgatGGATGATGGTTAAGCTAACCTTCTCCGTGCTGCTCTGTTCTGGCCTGCTGTGCAGCCatgcagccagcagctgctgcagctcctgcagttTCAGGTTAGACTCCTTGTTCTTGTGACTGAGGTGGAGGATGATCAGCAACCTCTTCACCAGCTGATCCAGACTCTGCTCTGCACATGCCTCAGCTGCCTTCATCAGGTACTCTTGAGTGCAGAAGGACAGGGCCGTAAACATCACAATATTGTATATACTGTGTTACAGTCAGGATTGGGAAACTGTTTTAACACACTGAAGCAAAAATTAAACCCTAAAATCCTTCAATGTTAAAGGGCCTAAATAAACATTATTCTTATCTAGCCTTTTACTGTGAGTGATGGTGACTTATAGGGTTGAGAGTCagtgaaaaatagtttttttttaatagtttgaaTTGAGTGTGACTAAATtggtaaatgtatttttgtgcaaaaaattGACCTTTAATCAAAACTTaattagtttgattttgttgtcaCCATTGTCGAGTCAATCAAATCTAATGAAAACTCACTCACACTGTCCTTCTTACATCACTTTAAGAGTTAAAATCTgtatttctttctgtatttaGAATTAGACACACACAATGTCTACTAAAAAACCAAGATAAAGTCAGGTTATACTGACCCAATGCAGTACTCAGGTCGCACTTCAACAGCAGCTCCTTGAAAGTCACCAGCACATGAATCAGAGCCGCCTGGTTGAAAAGCAGTTCCTGATCTATATGAAACACAAGGTATTTggatttaacacattttctgaCAGATTTACTAAATTAATGTCTCGGTGCTacaataactgtgtttttttggattatgAAATGTCACTTTGTACCTCTGACCAGCTCTTCGCTCTGTGCATGTGTCCTGCAGAGCGCCTTCTCTTGCTGTTTGAGGAGGAAGTGTGTTTGGTCCGGGGCCAGGCTGCTGAAGTCCCGCCATCCTGGGAAGTTGAGCCCCAGCTGTCTGGCAGAGCTAAAACAAGGCTGAGCGAAGGCCAGCAGCTCACAGTGGGCATGCTGCTGGCTGTCTGCAGGGAGCAAAAGCACAGAGGGTTAAATAACAAACTTCTAAACCATCTGAGCCGTGCTTTTCTCCAACAAGGACAGTTTAAAACATCGACGTTCGgtttgtttgatgtttgataTCGTACCAGTGGCTTGGACCTGAACTACAGTGCTGTCCTGAGGCTTGGGCTGATGGACAGGACGACTGATGAGTTGACCCGTTGACTGAaaagctgctctctgctctctggTAGCATTTCCTGACACAGCACCACGCATAAATGTCTCCCTCTGATCTGATCTCTGcgtctgctgcagaggagaCTGATGATGCTCCGATGGAGGCGGTTTATGTACCACGTCTGGTGCTGAAATTAAGAGAATAATGAGGTTACAGTTTGTAACACGAACAAGTGATTAGACCTTCACCACTGTAAGGTAGGTATCAATATGAGGTAACTTGAACCcccaaaaaagttcaaattgTGGAGCAACCTGTCTGACTGTTGAATTTCATTTAGTAAGTCCGTCATTCAGTCATGTGAGAGGATGGCAGTTTGTTCAACACTTTGGCTAACgattatgtgcatttttatttatctacagattatttcctttatttattcaaaaaatagTTCTTAAAAAATAGTACTGAAGTACTTTCCATATATGAAAGTAAAGTTTTAACACAGGGCTGGGGCCCTGCTGTACGGTTTAATATGGCCCAAAATAATCTCAGCAGAAAAATCTGGGCAGAGTTTTTTTTCGTGTAGGAAGTTTGAGTATGGTAAGAAAAATATAGAGAGGCAGAGTTAGCAGTACACAGACAAAAGCCATTTTAACCAAGAGAATTTAGGATCAAtttacttttttgcatgtttattatATTCAACAGATGTTTGCTTTTGGCCAGTGGCCCAAAATTACGTTTCAGTTTTGGCACTTAAAGGCAAAAAGTTGGGGCATCCCTGTCTAAAACTGTCTAAAACccaaacttatttattttaactagtgactcaaaaatttaaatgttaacatttgagaagctggaagagattttcacttaaaaaatgtaatatgatCAATTATCAGagtaatttgattaatttcaaCTTTATCAATAGACAAATTGAGGTATTGTTTAAGGTCAGCgtattataaataattttgtacagaaataacaaaacattaaatacaaaaatacatcaataataaCGGTAACTATGCAGATAATTCTATTTACACATTCAACACCCTGGTGGACACAATCTTGATATGAGCAGCAGATGGagccaaagtttaaaaactaaattaaacccTACACATATAACGACTTCTGTAATGGTACTCAGTGGATAATTCTACTTTAATTAAAggataaaatgtataaaagtatGGCTTAAAAACCATAAAGGAGGTGATGAAAGTCATCTTAGGCTTATAAGAGGAACACTTAATAAATGCATCatctgttcttttatttatcaGAATAAGCTTTGCAGCGTACCTGGAGGTGAGCTCTGAGGTGttgcagtagcagcagcagtctgcTGAGATCTCAGTAGCATAAAGGTGGACAGAGGGTCAATGTCCTTCTCTGGAAGACATTTCTTAACCAGCAGACCTCTAGGATCATCTCTGGAGGACGCAGCTGTCTGCTCCATCCTGCAGTCGTCTTGACCTGCGCCGATGACGCTCATAGAAGCAGAAAACGAGGCTGCAGCTTCTGGAAACCTCTTGTGTGAAACTTCATCTTTGGTGTTGCAGgtagattttatttctttattgtttgtgtttaaagtgGGCATCAGAAAGGCGTTCTGACACGCATCAGCAGCTGTTTCTTTTTGAAGATAGGTCTTGTTCGCAGTAGCTTCAGGATGAAAAGCAGCAGTTGCAGATATCTTCAGGTGAGTTTTGTTTGTGGGATTCATCAGGACGGATCTGACTGCGGCTGAGACCAGAGGAGATGAGATGATTTCAGAAatctctctctaaaaaaaataatcctctcattgctgagtccataaaaaagaaagtagtgCAAAATGTCCATCACAATAAACCAAGCTACATCgcttaaaaatattactttgtTATGTTTGACCATCTCTCTAAAACCCGTATGTTTAGTTTAATGTTctagataatttaaaaaaaacagcacacattcacatttgGGAGgccattatttttgtcattttaaaaattacctaaataatTAACTGACTATAAATTGAatcaattcatgtttttattcgtTGATTTGTGAAGTAATAAATTAACTGTTTCAGCTCAActtccaataaaaacaaaaatacagagaatTTACCCTCGATCAAACTACCACACTCACTTCTGACAAATGTGATCGAAAGATAAATTACTCACTCTCCTCATGTTCAAGTGACAGTTTGTCAAAGTCCTCCATCTTTTCTTTGTTGGTGGGGGGCGTCTCAGACTTTATGCACTCTGTGAACTCACGCCTGCTGCATGAATACACCTGCAGAGCTCCCGTTTCCACCTGTGACCCCAGTTTGTCACCACCGCAGACGAAGCTGTGATAATCCGACTTTGTGACTTTCCAGGCTCCACACAGCGGCTGGAAGTCGACAGCTGTTTCAGGTATTTGAGGCTCTGTGAGAAAATACAGCAGATTAGATTTTTAATATCGTCCTTATAGATTTATTTGTAGGTTAGGCCTCTTAAAACTGTCAGGATTAGAGATTCAGTTACCATCAAACCCTCCACAACTGCACTTCATATTTGTCAAAACTTTGTGACTGAACAGAAAAATTTCACAATCAAGTGCTCACAAGTAacaattgaaataataatttgctgacactgtaaataaataatgttccAGTAAACTATCTCTATCACTATCTTCCAATAACTTTTAACTTCTTAAAGTGGCATTAAAGAAATCGCCGCAGTAGGAACAGAGACGTTTTGACATTTACTCCCGTGAAGATCCATAAAACTGTGGACAGATGAAGCCTTATGAAGCTTTGCAGTATTCCTTTTGtttgtgctgaaaaaaagatgacatcTAGTGGTTTGATAAACTTATCGCAGCCCTTCAGGACTGAGACCATAGCACAACATGCAGCTGGTTTTGGAGTTTCAATCTAATGTGTGTGaactaaaagttaaataatCCTGCTCGTATTAAACCTACAATACTCTATATGCTCTGAAGCGCTGCAGTAAACATAAACATTGTGCAGCACTActgtaaaaaaattataaaatgcacACCCAAAAACCCtgtatattatgtatttttgacaaatttatatattttgttacatattatactatattatcCTCATAccatattatataatatataatttggAATATTATTCTATGGCAAATTGCTGTTTTATAAGCTTGTCTTAATTGTAGTGTGTCTGAATTTCTGTCTGTTGTTATCATTAGTGTCTAACTGGATGAAGTGCTTTCTGAAACCACATTTGAAGCTTGTGATGCCATCAGTCAGGTTGTATTCTTCATTTGACACAAGCTTATATCAACATCATTAAAACACTGAGAGCCCCTTTAACTACAAACCGATAAAACTGAACCTTTACCTGCCAACAGAAAGCCCACCACAAAGTCTGGATGCTTCTCCGCCTTCCAAAGTGCCGTCTCCATCTGTGCCTGAACTCTCGCTGACAGCAAAGATCTACAACACAATTGGTAATGTTACAAGAGCCGTTCCACATGAAACTTATATTACTTTATATCACACTAATACTTCTCTCTGTCAGTCAGTAAAATCTAAAGATGTATCCTCTGCATGTGTGACAGGCGACACTGACGTTTAATCTGGAGCTGTATTCAACTATCAGAGTGATTTAAGTTAGTTTTCTTCATTAATTTGATATTTAGCTCTTCAGTTTTAAGTTCAGTGAAATAAATTAGACCTCATCAGGAGTTATGAGCAGTTTGACCACATGGTGTTCTCGCTCACCGTCTGCAGAGCACTGACAGCTCCTCTTTTTGGAGCTCACACGTAGAGACACAGATTTGGGTTCGAATCGTCTTGGGAGTCGGAGTCAAAGTCACGTCCAATGTTAATTCAGTCGGAAGTGTCGTTCGCCCTTAAAGGAAGATTGAGTTTAAATACAGTCGTATAGCAGCAGCTGCAAAATATctaaaaaggtcaaatttagtcgtatttggtttgtttttcagccaCTTTGAAAAATAACGATGCATCATTAAGTGGTCATACTGGATTCCTACAGGGACAGTTAACCCCagtatcaaaaatacatgttcttactcttacctttagtgctatttatcaatcaatcaatcaatcaatcactgttttggtgtgacttTCCGTATCAGCAGTAGAGATGTTACAGTAGGTATTTTTTATTCTTGAGTGAACTgtaccttttaaataaaatcatttaatacTTCTTTTTCATTGCTGGTGAGTATAAAGTGGTACATTTGAGTAAATCAGTATCCGGAGAAACAATTTCTACCAAAACATGATCAACTAACAAATtactctttgtgttttctctgtgtaaCTGTTACCTGCACGCTCTGACTCCATCAGGCCTCCATCCACGCTGCATTCTTTACTGGGCTCCTTTGGTACTTCATACTGGGAAATGTCCAGTGATACAGACACATCTGAAGCTGAGAGAAATGTGAGGTCAGCACATCAGTTTACTTCTCTGTGCTACTGtgcatttgtattattttattaaacttataTATTGTTAATAACCTTCATGAAGCTCATCCAGGACTCGAGGAAGCTCATCCAGCTGTTCAGGAGCAACATCCAGGTGACCGCAGATGTTTGAAAAGGCGGTGCAGTTTTCTCGGCTCAGATTCAGCGTGTCCACCACAGGCGACAACAGCAGAgactacacagaaaaaaaatccattttagtCACTACACACTTAAGAATAACatgtatttggcatttttctttgtAGTTACCTCGTCTTTCATGAGTGACTCTTTACCAAACTCGTCCTGAATGTTTGAACTCGTCTGAATGTCACTGTTGTACACATCAGGAGGTATTTCATAAGACGCACAGTGCCTGAAAATCAGTAGTGGATAGTAACAATGTGCATTTTTAAGTTCAATTTAATGAGGTGCTCTACTtgagtatttatattttcagcTACTTAATACTTCTACTCAACTATAGTATTCCTTTTAATCCACTACATTCATTTGATACTTTGTCACTTTGCAGattcaacaaataaattatgaaacattattatcatttagATAACATTTTTGACACCCATGGAAAAATTCCAAGCTAGAGGTATATAGTAATTAACTCAGTAAGTTTGtagtatatatacacagtgGTATGCGTACAAACTGTTCTGCATACTGAGTACTTTTGGTAttgtaagtatattttgatgctaagacttttgtgcttttacatacaggacttttatttgtaatagAGTATTTCTGCACAGTGGTATCACTACATTTCTGTAAGTAGTCTGACAGGTTTAAACATTACAGGatgaattcagtgtttttcaacatgctccCATTTTCTGTGTCCAACTGATAAATAGGAacaaggattttttaaattggtccagtactgTGCTTCAGCTAATCAAAAACTAATGTTCCTGttagtcatttagacacaaaaacaagtggAAATAGAGTCCAGATTATAAAATACCAAAGTTAATCTCTAACACAACGTAGGAACTAAATGGGACAATAAAGCCTGTAAAGTAACCTTCTTGTCATTAATTTTAGGTTGAATTtcaacatgaacacacacctgAATATGATGTCCTCAGAGATAATGTCTCCTGTTGAGCTCAGCAGAGGGTCAGCCACAGGAAGCGTCCTCAGCCGGGACAGTTTGGCTTTCAGCGTGGGTAAATGTCTCCTGAAGTGCGGCAGGTAATCAAGTACGAGCTCTTCTGGCAGGAGGAGATCTTTGACAAATGAAAGAGGATCAGTGAAAACTGCCGATCCACTGTGTGAGGACATGATGAAATTAAATAGCTGACAGATGTGGAGTCACCTTTGTTCTGTTTTCCAGGTTTCATCTGGTCCGCTGTCCACTTGTGAAATGATTCCTGACACGGATTATTGATCTGTGACTCTTTTAAAAGGCAAACATACTCATCCTGGTCCAAATCCTTCGGTGAGTCAGGATTAGAGCTGGGTATCATCTCCATGTTCACCTCACTCAGTGTCACTGTAAATCTGGAATATAACAAAACTTATAACCAACACTACACATGCTGAACTACTTTTACAGTTGTGCCTGATGATGATGCGCAGTGACACAGTTTTGAACCTTTCTGGTGATTTTACTGGTCGTTTCTCTCCCAGATCTTCAAGCACAGAACCGCTGACAAAGAGTTTGCAGGTCGAGATCACTTTCCCTATAATAAGTGCATAAAAgttaaaagagaaacaaacactttgcatttcatttatgGTACTTTTAAAGTTGAAGTCAGGCTGCCTTGCATTCACAGAACAATTGACTGATACACAATAATATTATGACACTTTCATGAAATTACACCTGTTGTTCAGAAATTTTGGGACACTTAAATAAAGCCAGTGCCTTCTCTCAAATGATGTACTGAAGTAAACAGTCCTGTTAACTACAAACTTTGTGTTagaagtgataaaaataaatgagttgGCCATAGTTGGAGtgagagttttcttttttttttttttttttaaaatttggggggggatttttccctttactgataggacagctgtagaatgacaggaaatgagggagagagagggggactgacacgcagcaaagggccacaggctggaatcgaacccaggctgctgcaaaggcctcagcatatggggcgcacactctagcagATGAGCTTGAGGCCGCCCTGGAGTGAGAGTTTTCTAATATTCATTCCAtcttatacatatatttaaaaatgtaactgtgcTAGATCAGATGTCCTTAGAGAGATGATATGTACAAACCTATGTTAAATGTGCaatgc from Plectropomus leopardus isolate mb chromosome 6, YSFRI_Pleo_2.0, whole genome shotgun sequence carries:
- the LOC121944706 gene encoding protein shortage in chiasmata 1 ortholog; this encodes MVSTNILSISVVNSASLWSENDSCFPAQIFSANRFKALDYVFETTTSLKVMMNLLALPTPYFTGTSDLYPHSGKLPEVTYRTPWIRGKVISTCKLFVSGSVLEDLGEKRPVKSPERFTVTLSEVNMEMIPSSNPDSPKDLDQDEYVCLLKESQINNPCQESFHKWTADQMKPGKQNKDLLLPEELVLDYLPHFRRHLPTLKAKLSRLRTLPVADPLLSSTGDIISEDIIFRHCASYEIPPDVYNSDIQTSSNIQDEFGKESLMKDESLLLSPVVDTLNLSRENCTAFSNICGHLDVAPEQLDELPRVLDELHEASDVSVSLDISQYEVPKEPSKECSVDGGLMESERAGRTTLPTELTLDVTLTPTPKTIRTQICVSTCELQKEELSVLCRRSLLSARVQAQMETALWKAEKHPDFVVGFLLAEPQIPETAVDFQPLCGAWKVTKSDYHSFVCGGDKLGSQVETGALQVYSCSRREFTECIKSETPPTNKEKMEDFDKLSLEHEETAVRSVLMNPTNKTHLKISATAAFHPEATANKTYLQKETAADACQNAFLMPTLNTNNKEIKSTCNTKDEVSHKRFPEAAASFSASMSVIGAGQDDCRMEQTAASSRDDPRGLLVKKCLPEKDIDPLSTFMLLRSQQTAAATATPQSSPPAPDVVHKPPPSEHHQSPLQQTQRSDQRETFMRGAVSGNATREQRAAFQSTGQLISRPVHQPKPQDSTVVQVQATDSQQHAHCELLAFAQPCFSSARQLGLNFPGWRDFSSLAPDQTHFLLKQQEKALCRTHAQSEELVRDQELLFNQAALIHVLVTFKELLLKCDLSTALEYLMKAAEACAEQSLDQLVKRLLIILHLSHKNKESNLKLQELQQLLAAWLHSRPEQSSTEKILVMISVDSDDIRALIISSLSQMTGAAVTAVSPEDDKKKLNGASVVSSVSDSVCVVVYEQHVGPDFPWGCFSLVVEYDHPGQSPWAAVCREKSISHLTFNTVISHTGKENTSWCLEDNVPYVLLVTEGLLNCPLLLQTLESEFNITVLERSHSPSLQMLGGTHHYAVITADESTAIVIQGEDELCEERASERVVMRLTALSLQYNSCWLILHCRDSQGGGFSSEAFSNLVQIYSSLVLFGMKAEDLDVKVLIVSEVTEITKWISQICFHSLMASEKNPLNYLDRDWLTVIPSEEENCLLQFPCINPLVGQLMLRRAPSIQWLLGASLSTLKELLPEVPHKVLKLFSDTTSLYTPTTDQPASQTAITETNQQTSPPNGPWTTATHPKHMTPHPELLISPHPELFCGDQNTSFLFGADRSFREPDSDSMMQESNTDFRLDPSSSFDSPEVLLQRSWTSSDPWKEEDRGTEEVMFTGWRGRAGAAGRVVGRNDEWMQRAPTNINADTPGVPLDSLFKLDSTFSYSPVLQQPASSQTSTYSTIYSDLQPPDSHRTSYSLSPSTEVTLWGRGQSSNNCLTKSGETTISANYGSKCWMGQESKRRGEAAGLVGTVLTPLKRGRLCYEKVPGRSDGQTRLKLF